From the genome of Marinobacter sp. F4206:
GAAGCGGCTGGCGGACCTGTTCAAGGACGCGGTTCGGCAGTCGGACATCGTGGCCCGGTTGGGAGGGGACGAATTCGGTATCATTCTGCCCGCCTGTGGCCTTGAGCGGGCGGAGGCGCTGGCGGAGCGCATCCGTGCCCGGGTCCAGGACCTGCGTATTGAGCAGGATGGCCGAACCTTCGGGGTGACCGCCAGCATTGGCTTGACCGAGCTGACCCCGGGCGACAGCGGCCCCCGGGAAGTGGTGTCCCGTGCCGACGAAGGCTCTTACATCGCCAAGTCCCGTGGCCGTAACGCCGTGGTGGTGGTTCCCGCGCCCTCGGACGATCCGGGGCCGGCCCTGCCCTGAGCCGTCAGCCCCACCAGCCTGCGGCGTTGGCCGCCTGCCACAACAGTCGCAACGCCAGTAGGGTCAGAATCAGATCAAAGGTGCGATGGAACCAGCGGTTGCTCAATGACCTGAGCAGATGCAGCCCCAGCCAGGTCCCGGCAAAGCCGCTGGCAATCATGGCCAGTATGAACGGCAGCCAATCCGGAAAGACAAAACCCGCGACGGTGAACACCAGAGCCTTGGGGGCATGCTGCAATGTCATGGCCGTGGCAAAGGTGGCGACCGTGGTGAACCGGTCGACATGGATCTGCTTGATGAAGGCCGCCACCAGAGGGCCGGTGGCGCCGACAAAGAGACTGACAAAACTGGTGAGCCCCGAGGCCAGAAAAATGCCGGGGGCACCAAAGGATGCCCTGGGCAGCGGCGGTCCCCAGCACAGGTAGAGAACAAACACGCCAATGGTCAGTTGCCACACCGGCGCCGGCAGGTCCACCAGCAGCCAGGCCCCGAGGGCCGCACCGACCACCACGCCCGGGGCAAACGCGGCAATTACCTTCCAGTCCACGTGCTTGCGAGTCAGCAGGGCCCGCCCGCCGTTCGAACCGAGCTGGATCATGCCATGGACCGGGATGATCGCGGCCGGCGGCATCCAGGTGGCCATCAGCACCAGCAGGAGAACGCCGCCACCGGCGCCAAGGCTGGCAGTGATCATGGACGTCAGGATCGAGCAGGCGAGCAGAAACACCGCGACAGGCATGCTCAGACTGTCCGGCAGCAGGGTTAATTCCATTCACAGAATTCCGTGGTGGCCAGCCGGGGGGACCGGCACAGGGCTTCCGTGGCCAGTTGAACGTCTGCCACGTAGTAAAGCGAGGCCAGCCCCAGGCGATCGCGGCCCAGGTTGTGGAAAACCATGCCGAAGGCGATGTCACCCGCGGTAAAACGCTCATGATGCTCGGCAAAGTAGGCAGCGGGTCTGGACAGATCGTCATCCACCAGCAGCGCTTCAACCCGGCCCGCACCGCCATGATAGGCCTGAACCAGCAGGAGGGTGAACAGGCGCTGTTGCTTGTTCTCGGGCAGATCGCCAAATCGTTCCTCAAAGACGGGCCGGAGGTTGCTGGCGTTCTGGTCCATCAGTCGCAGGGCACAGTCAATCTGCGCCAGTCGGTGCCAGTAGTTACGGGGTTTGATCCGGCAATCTGACAGCGCAGACGGTGACAGTTGCAGAATGCCGCGGGCATTGGCACCGGAGTGGGCCCGGACCTGCCCCCCGCTTTCGATCAGGATCTGGCCGGCGAGGTAGCGTGGCAGGGCCCGAGGCAGATTGAGCCGGTCCTGACCCATGCGGGTCCGGTACACATACATCAAGGCCTCGTGCAGCGATCCGGGCTTGTCGCCGGAGGCGAACGAGAGATCATCCCAGGCGCCCCAGAGACGATCGGCGGGCAAGGTGCCGAGATAGCGGGCCACGGCTTCGTCCAGGTTCACATGGGGCTGGTTGCAGGCGAGTGCGAACGGGTAGCCGGTCTGGCCGGTTTTCCCCGGCACCCAGGTGTCGGCCCGCTGGTTGTCATGCAGTGAACGCCGGGTCTCGTTCAGGCGTGCCTGGGTTTCGTCCCGGTCTGCACCGTCGGAAATCCAGGCCAGAAACTGTCCCCGCATATCGAACAGGATATGGCGATCGATGTCGGCGCAGTAGCCGGATTCCCGGAGTACCCAGCCACGAATGGTCAGGATGTTGCTGTAAACCCCCTGGCTGGCCCAGTAGGGCGTGTCGCGTACCACCCGGGTCCAGTCGGCCGGGGTCGTCGGTGCCTCTGCTTCGGCGCTGGCTTGATTCAGGGCAACGCACGCCAGGATGAAAATTAGCCAGAGCTGTCGTAAGCTCATCAGTCTCCAGTTCATACACGTTACATCCGTGACCTTCCCGATAACACAATAACAAACGGAACCTATGATGAAGCAATCAGAATATCTGAGGTACGACGCCACGGCATTGGCCGATCTGATCCGCCGTGGTGAGGTCACCTCACGGGAAATCTGCGAGGCGGCCACGGAACGGGCCACCCGGGTAAACGGTACCCTGAATGCCATCTGTTACCCACAGTTTTCCGAAGCGCCGGGCCAGGAATTTCCGGAACAGGCGACCTTTGCAGGCGTTCCACTTCTGCTCAAGGATCTGGCTCAGGAGCAGGCCGGTCATCCCTGTACCTATGGCAGTCGCGGATTTACCCGGAATGTGGCGGCCCAGGACTCCGAGTTTGTCCGCCGTGCCCGGGAAGGTGGCCTGGTGTTTCTGGGCCGGACGGCAACGCCCGAGTTCGGACTGAAGGCGGTCACCGAATCGGAACTGTGGGGCGCGTCCCGCAATCCCTGGAATACCGACCTCACGCCCGGCGGCTCCAGCGGCGGCTCCGGGGCGGCAGTGGCGGCCGGCATCGTGCCCATGGCCGGGGCCAATGATGGCGGTGGGTCCATTCGGATCCCGGCCGCCTACAACGGTCTGTTCGGCCTCAAGCCCTCGCGCGGGCGGGTGTCCAGCGGCCCGCTGGTCGGTGAGGCCTGGACCGGCGCTTCGATCGACCACGTGGTCACCCGCACGGTGCGGGACAGCGCGGCCATGCTGGACGTGGTCAGCGGCCCGGCGGCCGGCGATCCCTTTGCCATTCCCGCGCCCGCCGGGCCCTATGCGGAGTTGAGCCAACAATCTCCGGGCGCGTTGAAAATCGGCGTGTTCACCTCATCGCCCTACGATACCGAGGTTGCGCCGGATTGCGTTGCGGCGGTCGAGGCGACAGCCCGGGTGCTGGAAAATCTGGGTCACAAGGTGGAGTATGCCCGGCCCGAATTTGATGGCATGGCCCTGGCCCGGTGCTACCTGGGGCTCTATTTCGGTGAGGTCTCGGCACTGATGGAACAGGCCCGGGAGCGCTTCGGGGCCCGGGACGAGGACTTTGAACTGGATACCCGGCTGATCGGCATGCTGGGCAATACCATGCCCCTGCCCGACTACGTCCGGCGCCGACAGCAGTGGAATGACTTTGCCCGCGCCCTCGGGGCGTTCTTTGGCAGCTACGATCTGTATCTGTGTCCCACCGCCGGTCAGCTCCCGGCCCGGATCGGCGAGCTGGACACACCGGCGCACCTGAAGTTCGCCGCCAAGCTGATGTTGACGCTGAAAGCGGGCAAGCTGGTGCACCGCACCGGTCAGGTTGACCAGATGGCCCTGGAAAGCCTGGCGCGCACTCCGTTTACCCAGTTGGCCAACCTGACCGGGACGCCTGCCATGTCCGTCCCCATGCACTGGACGGCATCCGGCCTGCCGGTGGGCGTCCAGTTCGGTGGTCGTCATGGCGACGAGGTGCGCCTGCTGCAGCTGGCGGCCCAGCTGGAGGAAGCAAACCCGTGGTTTGGCCAGTATGAGCGCCTCGAGGACGCCTTCGACGATTAGGGCTTGTGATCCGCTTGCCAAAACTCCACGTTTATCTTTGTATGCGGAACAGGCTATGCTGTTTGTCAGGAAGACCCATTCTTCCTGATAGACCCTGATGGCATCGAGGAGGCGAGCGCATTATGAACCAACCGATGGCAATCGACGATCTGGTATCTGTAGCACAGGCCGAGGCCATGGGGGAGCTTGACGCCCCGATGATGGCCATAGTTCTGTCCAGCGAGCAAAGCTACGACTTGCCCATTAATTCCCTTGAAACCGATGCCGACAAGGCCCGCTGGGGATTGATCCTCCGCGCTGCCCGCGAGCATGTGGAAGCGGACGCGGTGGCGGTGCTGTACCCGGCCTGGACCACCATCCGTCAAAAGAAACCCGAACCGGAGGCGGAACAACTCACGGAGGATCCCGCCGAGGACTCCGGTGACAGCGACAACAGCCCGATAGACACCCTCTTCGTCCAGTTGCACACCCGCGATCACGTGTACTGGCGAGGGTTCGAGCAGATTCGCGACCCCAAGCACCAGCGCATCATCGGCTTCCGCCGGATCAAGGCGCTGTCGACCGACTACAAACGGGACGAGGCGCCGTCGGTCACCGCCTGGCTCAGTACGCTCTTTGAACCATTGCCGGACGAGGGTGAGGAAACCGCTGTTGACCGGGAGCTGGCCGACCTGCTGGAAGAGCCGGAAGTCACCGCGGCACTCTACCCGCGTCAGATGCGCGCTCTGCACTGACTCTCTCAAACCCGCCGCCGGCGCCACGTGCACCGGCGGCACGGACACTCTCCCGGCTGTCGTCAGATTGAAGCCGCACGTTCGATCACCCACACCAAACTGATAGCGCCGACGCCGGCCAGCAGGGCGGGCACCATGGCCCGTCGGTATCCCCGAACAGGATTTCCAGGAGCTCCGGCAGAGTCGGGTGAGTCAGGGAGGTCGCGAACTGGCGGTCGTTATCCACGTGAATCTCGTATACGGCGTCGTCATCCAGATCGAAATAGTTCGGACCGCCACAGGCATCCTGCGGGGGGCAGATAATTGGCAATAAGGGCCAGATAACCTCCGCGCCCGGATTCATAGCTGCGAAACATGTAAAAAATCGGTTCCATCCACTTCTGGGATTTCGGTGATGAAGGGTGCTTCCCGGTGGCTGGATGCATAGCCGTTGGTGGCACTCAGGCAACACCCGGTAATGGTCAGACCTCGCATCCCGATGCCAGGTTGGAGCGTATGGGAACAGAAGCCAATAATAAGTGGAGATGTTATGAATCCAGGCCAGACCGATCAGGAGGACCTGATGCGCTTACTGTTCTTGGTAGCGCGCCAGGACCGAAGGGCGTTCGAGCAGCTGTATGAGAAGATCGCGGCGCGCATGTTCGGATTGTGCGTGAAATTGGCAGGCCAGCGGGAGCTGGCGGAAGAAGCCCTGCAGGAGGCTTTCATCCAGATCTGGCATCATGCCGCTGAGTATCACGAGGGCCGTGGCACGCCCATGGGCTGGATGATGACCATTGCCCGTTACCGGACCCTGGACCTGATCCGGGCCCGGAAAGTCCGTCAGACGTCTGGCGATGATCACCTTGAGCACATTGAGGACCAGCGTGCCGGTCCCCTCGATGATTCTTTGCGAACCGCCGGCTCGGCCCAGCTGACGGGCTGTCTGGAGGAACTCACCGACGTTCAGCGGGATAGCATTCTGTTGTCGTACTACCGGGGATTCACCCACGAGGAACTGGCACAGGCCCTGAGCTCGCCGATTGGTACGGTGAAAAGCTGGATTCGGCGTGGTTTGCTGGCGTTGAAGAGGTGCCTGGAACAATGAAAAAGACACCGGAACGTATCGAAAGCCTGGCCGCCGAATATGTGCTGGGTTCATTGAAGGGGCAGGCCCGGGCCCGGTTCGAGCGCTGGATGATGGAATCGGCCCGGGTCCGGCAGGAAGTCTGGTTCTGGGAAGAAAAGCTGGGCCAGCTTTCCTCCGAAGTGCCGGCGGTGACCCCGCCCAGGTCCACCTGGCACGCCATTGAGCGCCGGCTCTGGCCGCACGCGGGCCGGAGCAATAAGGGACTGAGCTGGCTGTGGCCGGGCTGGAGCCTGGCGGCAACGGCCGTCGCCGTTGTGCTGGCGTTATTGCTGGTACGGCAGCCTGGGCCCGCGCCCCAGTTGTCCGGCGCCATTGTCCAGGCCGATCTCAGCGATCCGCTCTGGCTGGTCAGCGAATCCGGGCAGGACAACTTGCTGAAATTGCGATCGGTCGCCGCCAGTGCCGCTGATGCGGGCAAGGACTACGAGTTGTGGATCGTGCCGGAGAACGGTCAGCCGCTCTCGCTCGGGGTGATTCCCGCCGGCGGCGTGCATCAGGTGACACTGACCGATCAGGCCCGGACGGCGCTGTCGCAGAGTCGGACGCTGGCGATCAGCCTGGAGCCCAGAGGCGGGTCTCCGACCGGGGCACCAACCGGCCCGATTCTGCACGTGACCAAGCTCTACGAGCTCTGACGCAGCCTTACTTGGCCGCGATCAGGGTCAGGCACAGCTGGGCGTTCTGGATGAAGTGTCCGAACGCTGACAGCTGTTGCTCGGACGGGGTGTATCCGCCGGCCGCATTGTCGGCATAGAACAGGCCCACCAGGCGGCCGTTGGCCCGGAGTGGACCCACCAGCGCCGGAACCCGGCCAAGCCAGCGGTCATCGCCGGTTTGGCCGACATCCGCGTCAGGCCGGTAGATAAAACAGCCGTCGTCAGGCAGCAGCCTGCCCAGTGGGCCAGAACCGTCCCTCGGGATGGTAAGCTGGTCGCGCCAGTCATCGGTTCCGCGCCCGCTCAGTTTCCGTGGCACCAGTTCCCGCCCACTGCGATCGCCCATTAGCAGTGCCACCCGCTGCATGCCGATGGCCCGATGAATGCCTTCAATCACCAGTTGGCAGACTTCGTTGATGTCCGGCCTTTCGGCCAGGCTCTCGGTCAGGTCACGTAGAATCTGGAGTTGCAGCTCCGCATCCATGTCGGGTGCCTTCGCCGCCGCCTTTTCGCCGTCCTGCTGGTTGCCGGGCATCAGTGCCGTGACTTGAGGGATGCCCAGGGAGACAGCGACGCGGGCCGCCTCGGTGGCATT
Proteins encoded in this window:
- a CDS encoding sigma-70 family RNA polymerase sigma factor — translated: MNPGQTDQEDLMRLLFLVARQDRRAFEQLYEKIAARMFGLCVKLAGQRELAEEALQEAFIQIWHHAAEYHEGRGTPMGWMMTIARYRTLDLIRARKVRQTSGDDHLEHIEDQRAGPLDDSLRTAGSAQLTGCLEELTDVQRDSILLSYYRGFTHEELAQALSSPIGTVKSWIRRGLLALKRCLEQ
- a CDS encoding amidase, yielding MKQSEYLRYDATALADLIRRGEVTSREICEAATERATRVNGTLNAICYPQFSEAPGQEFPEQATFAGVPLLLKDLAQEQAGHPCTYGSRGFTRNVAAQDSEFVRRAREGGLVFLGRTATPEFGLKAVTESELWGASRNPWNTDLTPGGSSGGSGAAVAAGIVPMAGANDGGGSIRIPAAYNGLFGLKPSRGRVSSGPLVGEAWTGASIDHVVTRTVRDSAAMLDVVSGPAAGDPFAIPAPAGPYAELSQQSPGALKIGVFTSSPYDTEVAPDCVAAVEATARVLENLGHKVEYARPEFDGMALARCYLGLYFGEVSALMEQARERFGARDEDFELDTRLIGMLGNTMPLPDYVRRRQQWNDFARALGAFFGSYDLYLCPTAGQLPARIGELDTPAHLKFAAKLMLTLKAGKLVHRTGQVDQMALESLARTPFTQLANLTGTPAMSVPMHWTASGLPVGVQFGGRHGDEVRLLQLAAQLEEANPWFGQYERLEDAFDD
- a CDS encoding sulfite exporter TauE/SafE family protein; translation: MELTLLPDSLSMPVAVFLLACSILTSMITASLGAGGGVLLLVLMATWMPPAAIIPVHGMIQLGSNGGRALLTRKHVDWKVIAAFAPGVVVGAALGAWLLVDLPAPVWQLTIGVFVLYLCWGPPLPRASFGAPGIFLASGLTSFVSLFVGATGPLVAAFIKQIHVDRFTTVATFATAMTLQHAPKALVFTVAGFVFPDWLPFILAMIASGFAGTWLGLHLLRSLSNRWFHRTFDLILTLLALRLLWQAANAAGWWG
- a CDS encoding DUF4331 domain-containing protein → MNPGAEVIWPLLPIICPPQDACGGPNYFDLDDDAVYEIHVDNDRQFATSLTHPTLPELLEILFGDTDGPWCPPCWPASALSVWCG
- a CDS encoding anti-sigma factor domain-containing protein, with protein sequence MKKTPERIESLAAEYVLGSLKGQARARFERWMMESARVRQEVWFWEEKLGQLSSEVPAVTPPRSTWHAIERRLWPHAGRSNKGLSWLWPGWSLAATAVAVVLALLLVRQPGPAPQLSGAIVQADLSDPLWLVSESGQDNLLKLRSVAASAADAGKDYELWIVPENGQPLSLGVIPAGGVHQVTLTDQARTALSQSRTLAISLEPRGGSPTGAPTGPILHVTKLYEL